One window of uncultured Trichococcus sp. genomic DNA carries:
- the cysK gene encoding cysteine synthase A — MVKIVSSITSLIGETPMIKLSKVVPDGVADVYVKLESFNAGGSVKDRIALNMIEVAEEEGLLKPGYTIVEPTSGNTGVGLAMLAAAKGYKSIFVMPDTMSMERRLLLAAYGAELVLTPGAEGMNGSIAKAREIAAQPEHFMPMQFDNPANPAVHEAITGPEIIEAFEGKTPDAFIAGVGTGGTVTGVGKALRKVNPNVEIYALEPTDSAVLSGKPKGPHKIQGIGAGFIPSVLDTTLYNGIVQVSNEQAFEMARRVAREEGVLVGISGGAAIAGAIEVAIRLGKGKSVVTIAPDNGERYLSTPLFSVQ, encoded by the coding sequence ATGGTAAAAATAGTCTCTTCAATTACGAGTTTGATCGGGGAAACGCCGATGATCAAACTGAGTAAAGTAGTACCCGATGGTGTGGCTGATGTTTACGTCAAACTTGAATCGTTCAATGCGGGCGGGAGCGTGAAGGATCGCATCGCTCTGAATATGATCGAAGTGGCGGAAGAAGAAGGCCTTCTGAAACCTGGGTACACAATCGTGGAACCGACCAGCGGCAATACCGGTGTCGGTCTGGCCATGCTTGCTGCTGCAAAAGGCTATAAATCCATTTTTGTGATGCCGGATACGATGAGTATGGAAAGACGTTTGCTGTTGGCAGCTTACGGCGCAGAATTGGTTCTGACTCCAGGCGCTGAAGGAATGAATGGTTCGATTGCGAAGGCAAGAGAAATCGCAGCGCAACCGGAACACTTTATGCCGATGCAATTCGATAACCCTGCCAACCCTGCTGTGCATGAAGCCATCACCGGCCCGGAAATCATCGAGGCTTTTGAAGGCAAGACGCCTGACGCCTTCATTGCCGGAGTCGGAACGGGCGGAACCGTGACGGGAGTCGGCAAGGCTTTGCGCAAAGTCAATCCGAATGTGGAGATATATGCACTGGAGCCGACCGATTCGGCTGTACTGAGCGGAAAGCCGAAAGGCCCGCACAAAATCCAGGGCATCGGCGCGGGCTTTATCCCGTCGGTATTGGACACAACGCTTTACAATGGTATCGTCCAAGTCTCCAATGAACAAGCCTTCGAAATGGCGCGCCGCGTTGCGCGGGAAGAAGGCGTTTTGGTGGGCATTTCAGGCGGGGCTGCCATCGCCGGTGCGATCGAAGTGGCCATCCGTCTAGGAAAAGGCAAGTCCGTCGTGACTATTGCGCCGGATAACGGGGAACGCTACCTGTCCACGCCACTGTTCAGCGTGCAATAA
- the hslO gene encoding Hsp33 family molecular chaperone HslO, whose amino-acid sequence MSDYLVKALAYEGQFRAYAIDATEAVAEAQRRHDTWSASSAALGRTMVGTLLLAAAGLKNEEKMTVIVNGDGLGGRILADANGKGDIKAYISNPNVNLSLNGDGKLDVRAVVGTEGTLTVIKDLGMKEPFTGQVSLVSGELGEDFTYYMANSEQIPSAIGLSVLVDTDDSIKAAGGFMIQVMPDASDEAITKVEQNIAAIPLVSRLMENGETPEQILARILGEENVEVLEKMPVRFHCDCSRERFGGGLSSIGKDELQEMIAEDHGAEVVCHFCGEKYHYSEEDLQELVKAIDEKRPANI is encoded by the coding sequence ATGAGTGATTATTTAGTAAAGGCGTTAGCCTATGAAGGGCAATTCCGTGCCTACGCGATTGACGCTACAGAAGCGGTTGCGGAGGCGCAAAGAAGGCATGATACATGGAGCGCCTCTTCTGCTGCTTTGGGCCGCACGATGGTAGGAACGCTGTTGCTGGCTGCAGCCGGATTGAAGAATGAGGAAAAAATGACCGTCATCGTGAACGGGGATGGCCTCGGAGGCCGCATCCTTGCTGATGCCAACGGGAAGGGCGATATCAAAGCCTATATTTCAAACCCGAATGTCAACCTTTCCTTGAACGGCGACGGCAAACTGGATGTACGTGCAGTTGTGGGGACGGAAGGCACCTTGACTGTCATCAAGGATTTAGGGATGAAAGAACCGTTTACGGGCCAAGTTTCTCTGGTCAGCGGTGAATTGGGCGAGGATTTCACCTACTACATGGCGAACTCCGAGCAAATCCCTTCGGCCATCGGTCTGAGCGTGCTGGTGGACACCGATGACTCGATCAAAGCGGCCGGTGGATTCATGATCCAGGTGATGCCTGACGCCAGCGATGAAGCCATCACAAAAGTGGAACAGAATATCGCAGCCATTCCGTTGGTTTCCAGATTGATGGAAAATGGCGAAACACCGGAACAGATCTTGGCACGCATATTGGGCGAAGAAAATGTGGAAGTGTTGGAGAAGATGCCAGTGCGCTTTCACTGCGACTGTTCTAGAGAACGTTTCGGTGGCGGTTTGAGTTCGATCGGCAAAGACGAACTGCAGGAGATGATCGCTGAGGATCACGGGGCTGAGGTCGTCTGCCATTTCTGTGGCGAAAAATACCATTACTCGGAAGAAGATCTGCAGGAACTGGTAAAAGCCATTGACGAAAAACGCCCAGCCAACATCTGA
- a CDS encoding IS4 family transposase produces MTVLLMAFQEYIEEAQTIYLEDIREGNPQAFTRKRKTSPLALMLQMFAQKGNSQFCELLNFYEDQGKPLDISTVAFYKARMNYNPKAIRLMMTDYMSMIYEENDDQLVKLNGYIVTAIDGSDIILPSTEENAKKFGVVPNPKASATPVMASVSLLYDCINKLVIDTFVGPYKSSERDSASQHLHVLKETLRQPTITVFDRGYFSMRLVHQLIQDGQKFVMRMDHRNLKRYSSQLSTGQDQTFDVTFDRYQTNDYRSDRIFRATLMSTVYPLRFIKIPLHKQDSDKIEDEVLLTNLTPAEFSSDDLNEVYRLRWGIETAYNVLKNRMKLEEFSGIRERLILQDIYCSVWLYNLTMLHLIEVSETRAIPQERYKYEMKQNLSIAIGIVKTYFIRSFMSETREQRRESFEQMSALLTKHLVPVRPHRAAKRKNPVNKSRRSYRYTY; encoded by the coding sequence ATGACGGTCCTACTGATGGCATTCCAAGAATACATTGAAGAAGCTCAAACTATTTATCTGGAAGATATCCGCGAAGGGAACCCACAAGCTTTTACCCGAAAAAGGAAAACGAGTCCTCTCGCATTGATGCTTCAAATGTTTGCCCAAAAAGGGAACTCCCAATTTTGCGAACTCTTAAATTTCTACGAGGACCAAGGGAAACCCCTCGACATTTCGACCGTCGCTTTTTATAAGGCCCGAATGAACTATAACCCCAAAGCCATCCGGTTGATGATGACTGACTACATGTCCATGATTTATGAAGAAAACGATGACCAATTGGTCAAGCTGAACGGCTACATTGTGACTGCGATAGACGGTTCTGACATCATCCTGCCCTCCACGGAGGAAAACGCCAAGAAATTCGGTGTGGTTCCTAACCCCAAGGCATCTGCCACTCCGGTGATGGCCTCCGTTTCCCTGCTTTATGATTGTATCAACAAATTGGTGATTGACACGTTTGTCGGTCCGTATAAGAGCAGCGAGCGCGACTCGGCCTCGCAACATCTTCACGTATTGAAAGAAACACTTCGTCAACCGACGATTACCGTGTTTGATCGCGGCTATTTCTCGATGCGTCTGGTTCACCAACTGATCCAGGACGGGCAAAAATTTGTGATGCGGATGGATCACCGGAACTTAAAGCGTTACTCCAGCCAACTGTCTACCGGGCAAGATCAAACTTTTGATGTCACCTTTGACAGATATCAGACAAATGATTACCGGAGTGATCGGATTTTCCGGGCAACCTTGATGAGCACGGTTTATCCCTTGCGGTTTATAAAAATTCCACTGCACAAACAGGATAGCGATAAGATAGAGGACGAAGTCCTTTTGACGAATCTAACACCTGCAGAATTTTCATCCGACGACTTGAATGAAGTGTACCGATTGAGATGGGGAATCGAAACTGCCTACAACGTACTGAAAAACCGGATGAAGTTAGAGGAGTTCAGTGGCATTAGGGAACGGCTGATTCTTCAGGACATTTATTGTAGTGTTTGGTTGTACAACCTGACGATGCTTCATCTAATCGAAGTGAGCGAAACAAGAGCAATCCCCCAAGAGCGTTATAAATATGAAATGAAGCAAAATCTCAGCATCGCTATCGGAATCGTGAAAACCTATTTCATCCGATCGTTCATGAGTGAAACACGCGAACAACGTAGAGAAAGTTTCGAGCAAATGAGTGCGCTGCTTACCAAGCACCTTGTCCCCGTCCGCCCACATAGGGCGGCCAAAAGGAAGAACCCGGTGAACAAATCCAGACGATCTTATCGTTACACATATTAA
- the ftsH gene encoding ATP-dependent zinc metalloprotease FtsH, producing MKKNNFLKSSGFYVLIFLAIIAVVSMITGGMETETSQEISSSEFMDALNSEEVDSFTIQPGAGVYEISGEYRTEQELDVADSSSDLLLFDDTTSTTTKNFTTRVLPNDETLKQITEIAETTDTQMIPLEEDQSGAWISILFSVLPIVIFIFFMYMMMGQAGGGQGGNRNVMNFGKTKSEDATKKPIKVRFSDVAGAEEEKQELVEVVEFLKDPRRFTALGARIPAGVLLEGPPGTGKTLLAKAVAGEAGVPFFSISGSEFVEMFVGVGASRVRDLFDQAKKAAPAIIFIDEIDAVGRQRGAGMGGGHDEREQTLNQLLVEMDGFSGNEGIIVIAATNRSDVLDPALLRPGRFDRQILVGRPDVKGREAILKVHSRNKPLASNVDLKVVAQQTPGFSGADLENLLNEAALVAARRNKTKIDALDVDEAHDRVIAGPAKRDRVISKREREMVAYHEAGHTIVGMVLSDARVVHKVTIVPRGRAGGYAIMLPKEDRFLMTKDELLEQVVGLLGGRVAEEVVFNVQTTGASNDFEQATGLIRSMVTEYGMSEKLGTVQYEGNHQVFVGRDYGQTKAYSEDIAYQIDSEVRRMMSEAHIRARQIIEEHREQLNLIAEKLLELETLDEKTIRSLFETGQMPSDSNEGEYPSEKAQSFEEAKRALEKKEAEKIRQEEQALVDGETEDSADVSAPAADEKAENESDSEAKEPEEK from the coding sequence ATGAAAAAAAATAATTTTCTTAAAAGCAGCGGCTTTTATGTGCTGATCTTCCTTGCGATCATTGCAGTGGTTTCGATGATTACAGGCGGCATGGAGACAGAGACGAGCCAAGAAATTTCATCAAGCGAATTTATGGATGCCTTGAACTCCGAAGAGGTCGATAGCTTTACGATCCAACCGGGTGCGGGCGTTTATGAAATCAGCGGTGAATACCGCACCGAACAAGAACTGGACGTGGCTGATTCATCAAGCGATCTGCTGTTGTTTGATGATACGACCAGTACAACAACGAAGAATTTCACAACCAGAGTTTTACCGAATGATGAGACTCTGAAACAGATCACGGAAATCGCCGAAACAACGGATACACAGATGATTCCGTTGGAAGAAGATCAGTCCGGAGCATGGATCAGCATCCTGTTCAGCGTATTGCCGATCGTCATCTTCATCTTCTTCATGTACATGATGATGGGACAAGCTGGAGGCGGACAGGGCGGTAACCGCAATGTCATGAACTTCGGCAAAACGAAGTCTGAAGATGCCACCAAAAAACCGATCAAAGTACGTTTTTCTGACGTTGCCGGTGCAGAGGAAGAAAAACAAGAGCTTGTCGAAGTGGTGGAATTCCTGAAGGACCCACGTCGTTTCACGGCACTTGGAGCAAGGATTCCGGCAGGCGTTTTGCTTGAAGGACCTCCAGGTACAGGTAAGACCTTATTGGCCAAAGCTGTCGCTGGTGAGGCCGGTGTGCCTTTCTTCTCGATTTCCGGTTCGGAATTCGTAGAAATGTTCGTCGGTGTCGGTGCCAGCCGTGTGCGTGATTTGTTCGATCAAGCCAAAAAAGCTGCCCCTGCAATCATCTTCATCGATGAAATCGATGCAGTTGGACGTCAACGGGGCGCCGGTATGGGTGGCGGACATGATGAACGCGAACAGACACTGAACCAACTGTTGGTTGAGATGGACGGTTTCTCCGGCAATGAAGGCATCATCGTCATCGCTGCTACCAACCGTTCTGACGTACTCGATCCGGCGTTGCTTCGTCCAGGGCGTTTTGACCGCCAGATTTTGGTCGGCAGACCGGATGTAAAAGGCCGTGAGGCGATATTGAAAGTACATTCCCGCAATAAACCGTTGGCAAGCAACGTCGATCTTAAAGTCGTAGCGCAACAGACACCAGGTTTCTCTGGAGCAGACTTGGAAAACTTGTTGAACGAAGCGGCCCTGGTCGCTGCCAGACGGAACAAAACAAAAATCGATGCCCTTGACGTGGACGAAGCGCATGACCGTGTCATCGCCGGTCCTGCCAAGAGAGATCGTGTGATCAGCAAGCGCGAACGTGAAATGGTTGCTTACCATGAAGCCGGCCATACGATTGTCGGTATGGTCCTGAGCGATGCGCGCGTTGTCCACAAAGTTACGATCGTTCCACGCGGTCGCGCTGGAGGATACGCAATCATGCTTCCGAAAGAGGATCGATTCCTTATGACGAAGGATGAGTTGCTGGAACAAGTTGTCGGCTTGCTTGGTGGACGTGTTGCGGAGGAAGTTGTCTTCAACGTCCAAACTACGGGCGCCAGCAACGACTTCGAACAAGCTACCGGTTTGATCAGAAGCATGGTTACCGAGTACGGCATGAGTGAAAAATTGGGCACTGTGCAGTATGAAGGAAATCATCAAGTATTCGTCGGACGCGACTACGGCCAAACCAAAGCTTACTCTGAAGATATTGCTTACCAAATTGACTCGGAAGTTCGTCGTATGATGAGTGAAGCGCATATCAGAGCGCGTCAAATCATCGAAGAACACCGTGAACAACTGAATTTGATCGCTGAGAAATTGTTGGAACTGGAAACATTGGATGAGAAAACAATCCGCAGCTTGTTCGAAACCGGCCAAATGCCTTCGGACTCAAATGAAGGAGAATATCCAAGCGAAAAAGCGCAGTCTTTTGAAGAGGCCAAACGGGCCCTTGAAAAGAAAGAGGCTGAAAAAATCCGCCAGGAAGAGCAGGCGCTTGTTGACGGCGAAACCGAAGATTCAGCTGACGTTTCAGCACCTGCTGCTGATGAAAAAGCGGAAAATGAATCGGATAGTGAAGCAAAAGAGCCTGAAGAAAAATAA
- the hpt gene encoding hypoxanthine phosphoribosyltransferase, whose protein sequence is MLHPDIKEVLYSEEEISAVVKDLGAQLTKEYEGKNPLVIGVLKGAVMFMTDLSRAMACDLELDFMDVSSYGAGMESSGDVKILKDLDTTVDGRDLLIVEDIIDTGRTLSYLIEIFKYRKAKSIKVVTLMDKKERRVVDLEADYIGINVPNEFVVGYGLDFNEKYRNLPYIGILKSEVYE, encoded by the coding sequence ATGTTGCATCCTGATATCAAGGAAGTATTATACAGTGAAGAAGAAATCAGCGCAGTAGTCAAAGACTTGGGCGCGCAATTGACGAAAGAATATGAAGGGAAAAATCCGTTGGTGATCGGCGTGCTGAAAGGTGCCGTCATGTTCATGACCGACTTATCGCGTGCGATGGCCTGCGATCTGGAATTGGATTTCATGGATGTCTCCAGCTACGGAGCCGGAATGGAATCAAGCGGAGATGTGAAGATCCTGAAAGATTTGGATACAACCGTTGACGGCCGCGACCTGTTGATCGTGGAGGACATCATTGACACTGGCCGGACGCTGAGCTACCTGATCGAAATATTTAAGTACCGTAAAGCCAAATCCATAAAAGTGGTCACTTTGATGGACAAAAAAGAACGCCGCGTCGTGGATTTGGAAGCGGATTACATCGGAATCAACGTCCCTAACGAATTCGTCGTAGGCTACGGATTGGATTTCAACGAAAAGTACCGTAATCTCCCTTATATCGGGATTTTAAAAAGCGAAGTTTATGAGTAA
- the tilS gene encoding tRNA lysidine(34) synthetase TilS produces MQEYILRLCKEVERHRLWDKESRLLLAVSGGADSMALLGLIQQLPSEWQPQFAVVHVHHHLRAESDEEFRMIQDYCRSQGIPFFAEHWSEENHPKSNLEMAAREFRYAFFADRMEKWPATHLATAHHADDQLETILMRLVRGSTLKGISGIAFSRAFGRGQLVRPLLAFQKDELYQICEMAGIPYREDSTNSELTFTRNRYRNSIIPLLKAENKQASRHFGDFSEDLQDVLEVVQPIVAQSFRALFTKVDSDWVLDLVAWQACDVSLQRLVLSHFVTEQMIPAGHDFSRSQLTAVMDLTKNQSPQKQISLVGGWQARKRYDKLIFLSPDSDKADFSDFSEELELNKWVTLPSHGRIGLFHSDNAFSKELPMDAQSVGIKDESARMPFTVRSRRSGDRIVMNKNQPFTKKVSRLFVDKKIPDEERRKACIVTDGEGRILWVPGYAQSVWLSENDNEQTRYRLIYIK; encoded by the coding sequence ATGCAGGAATATATTCTGCGTCTATGCAAAGAGGTGGAACGTCACCGGCTTTGGGATAAAGAAAGCCGCTTGCTTTTGGCGGTATCCGGCGGCGCGGATTCCATGGCGTTGCTGGGGCTTATCCAACAGCTGCCGTCGGAATGGCAACCGCAGTTCGCTGTGGTGCATGTCCACCATCATCTTAGGGCAGAGTCGGATGAGGAATTCCGGATGATCCAAGACTACTGCCGGAGCCAAGGGATCCCATTTTTTGCCGAACACTGGTCAGAAGAAAACCATCCGAAGTCAAACCTGGAAATGGCAGCAAGGGAATTCCGCTATGCCTTCTTTGCCGATAGGATGGAAAAATGGCCAGCGACCCATCTAGCGACAGCACATCATGCGGATGATCAGCTGGAGACGATTCTGATGCGTTTGGTCAGGGGGAGCACGCTGAAGGGGATCTCCGGAATCGCTTTTTCACGCGCTTTTGGTCGGGGACAACTCGTTCGCCCGTTGCTGGCGTTCCAAAAAGATGAACTCTATCAGATATGCGAAATGGCCGGGATCCCTTATCGGGAAGACAGCACCAATTCAGAGCTGACGTTCACGCGGAACAGATACCGGAACAGCATCATTCCGCTGCTGAAGGCAGAAAATAAGCAAGCATCCAGGCATTTCGGTGATTTTTCGGAAGATCTGCAGGATGTATTGGAAGTCGTTCAACCGATTGTAGCGCAGTCGTTCCGCGCGCTGTTCACCAAGGTTGACTCGGACTGGGTATTGGATCTGGTCGCATGGCAAGCTTGTGATGTTTCCTTGCAACGGCTCGTGCTCAGTCATTTTGTGACGGAGCAGATGATACCGGCAGGCCATGACTTCAGCAGGAGTCAACTGACTGCTGTGATGGACCTTACCAAAAACCAATCTCCCCAAAAGCAAATATCTTTGGTGGGAGGGTGGCAGGCCAGAAAAAGGTATGATAAACTTATTTTCTTATCCCCTGATTCGGACAAGGCTGATTTTTCTGATTTTTCTGAGGAATTGGAGCTAAATAAATGGGTAACCTTGCCATCTCATGGTAGAATAGGATTATTTCATAGCGATAATGCGTTTTCAAAAGAACTGCCGATGGATGCCCAAAGCGTTGGAATCAAGGACGAGTCGGCACGAATGCCTTTTACGGTGCGTTCCCGGCGTTCGGGCGACAGAATCGTTATGAACAAAAATCAGCCATTCACAAAAAAAGTGAGCCGGCTTTTTGTGGATAAAAAAATTCCGGATGAAGAAAGACGAAAAGCCTGTATCGTCACTGATGGCGAGGGACGTATTTTATGGGTGCCGGGTTATGCCCAGTCCGTCTGGTTGTCCGAGAATGACAATGAACAAACGCGTTACAGATTGATTTACATAAAATAA
- a CDS encoding S1 domain-containing RNA-binding protein, with product MSIEVGNKVSGKVTGITNFGAFIDLGGGKTGLVHISEISDTFVKEIKDVLKVGDEVTVKVMSIADDGKIGLSIRKAVDKPAGEVSRPQRESRPYQKSTTPRPEGSFSKGRKDFSAHQDKGLKNDFDSLMSSFLKDSEDRLTSIKRNTEGKRGGRGGRRG from the coding sequence ATGTCAATAGAAGTTGGGAACAAAGTATCAGGAAAAGTTACAGGGATTACAAATTTTGGTGCATTCATTGATTTAGGTGGCGGTAAGACAGGACTAGTTCATATTAGTGAAATTTCTGATACTTTCGTAAAGGAAATAAAGGACGTTTTGAAGGTTGGCGATGAAGTAACCGTAAAGGTAATGTCCATCGCAGATGATGGAAAGATCGGCTTATCCATCCGTAAAGCTGTGGACAAGCCAGCAGGGGAAGTTTCCAGACCTCAACGGGAAAGCAGACCGTATCAAAAAAGTACAACTCCTCGTCCGGAAGGCTCTTTTTCTAAAGGCAGAAAAGATTTCTCGGCACATCAGGATAAAGGTCTTAAAAACGACTTTGACTCGTTGATGAGCAGCTTCTTGAAGGACAGCGAAGACCGGTTGACTTCCATCAAGCGCAATACGGAAGGCAAACGCGGCGGCCGTGGCGGCAGACGTGGATAG
- a CDS encoding septum formation initiator family protein — protein MKAKTKKKTADNVTVMQNDFTKTQHSQKRIFQREKKAHMRRLSLIFFVGAALIVPCLWKTVGNWLEIRNLDDAIALAQTEKKQAEDENTQLTYEVKLLQDDEYIAKLARGKYYLSKDGEIIFSLPEDNQTKMAEKQENATDSDS, from the coding sequence GTGAAGGCAAAGACGAAAAAAAAGACAGCTGACAACGTAACCGTGATGCAAAACGATTTTACGAAGACGCAGCACAGTCAGAAACGTATATTTCAGCGGGAAAAGAAAGCCCATATGAGAAGATTGTCCCTGATTTTTTTCGTTGGCGCTGCCCTGATTGTGCCTTGCCTGTGGAAAACGGTCGGAAACTGGCTGGAAATCCGTAATCTGGATGACGCCATCGCGTTGGCCCAAACAGAGAAAAAGCAAGCTGAGGACGAAAATACGCAATTGACCTATGAAGTCAAATTGTTGCAGGATGATGAATACATCGCCAAATTGGCGCGCGGTAAATATTATTTAAGCAAAGATGGCGAAATCATTTTCAGTTTGCCTGAAGATAATCAGACAAAAATGGCCGAGAAACAAGAGAACGCAACAGATTCGGATTCATGA
- a CDS encoding RNA-binding S4 domain-containing protein produces the protein MRLDKFLKVSRLIKRRSVAKEVADKGRILINGKQAKSSSTVKVGDEMTLQFGNKTVVVRVDKIVETTKKDEAQEMYTLISETVAPRTEENRF, from the coding sequence ATGAGACTAGATAAATTTTTGAAAGTATCCCGCTTGATCAAACGCAGATCGGTCGCCAAGGAAGTGGCGGATAAAGGCCGCATCCTGATCAACGGCAAGCAAGCCAAATCAAGCTCAACGGTCAAGGTGGGCGATGAAATGACGCTGCAATTCGGGAACAAAACGGTCGTCGTGCGCGTCGACAAAATTGTGGAAACGACCAAAAAGGATGAGGCGCAGGAAATGTACACCCTCATCAGCGAAACGGTTGCACCCAGAACGGAAGAAAATCGCTTCTGA
- a CDS encoding MazG nucleotide pyrophosphohydrolase domain-containing protein, with translation MGKIQIMGLGAGDLEQLPYGVYSRLLAAEFVHLRTMEHPVVENLKAAGVQFESFDAVYESKDNFDDVYHQIADYLLEKAKTQDLIYAVPGHPLVAEDSVKYLLQNEAGIEVDIVGGKSFIDDFFQAVAIDPIEGFQLLDGLTFHQDQLSLGNHLIIMQVFNEFVASDVKLKLMEKYPDEHQVALVDAAGTKLQKVTWCPLYEMDRLEGVHNLLSLYVPPLEADERTKSFELTQAYMDAIVEKDVWVQSQTHESLLPYLKEECEEVAEAIQNDDIDNLIEELGDILLQVFYHASFGEREGFFTMEDILETLNRKLRRRHPHVFDGVKADTIEEIDKMWQAIKAKEKGNSDETR, from the coding sequence ATGGGTAAAATTCAAATAATGGGCCTTGGAGCCGGTGACTTGGAACAACTGCCGTATGGCGTGTACAGTCGATTGCTGGCAGCTGAGTTCGTCCATCTGCGGACCATGGAACATCCAGTCGTTGAAAACCTCAAGGCTGCAGGCGTGCAGTTTGAAAGTTTTGATGCTGTATACGAGTCGAAGGATAATTTTGACGATGTTTACCATCAGATTGCAGATTATTTATTGGAAAAAGCGAAGACTCAGGATCTGATTTATGCAGTGCCTGGGCATCCGTTGGTTGCGGAGGATTCCGTCAAGTATTTGCTGCAGAACGAGGCCGGGATCGAAGTGGACATCGTCGGAGGGAAGAGTTTCATCGACGATTTCTTTCAGGCGGTGGCCATCGATCCGATCGAAGGCTTCCAATTGTTGGATGGGCTGACATTTCACCAGGACCAGCTGAGCTTAGGCAACCACCTGATCATCATGCAAGTCTTCAATGAGTTTGTGGCCAGCGATGTGAAATTGAAGCTGATGGAGAAATATCCGGACGAGCATCAAGTGGCCTTGGTCGATGCTGCGGGCACCAAGCTGCAGAAAGTGACCTGGTGCCCGTTGTACGAGATGGACAGGCTTGAAGGCGTGCATAACTTGCTCTCCTTGTATGTTCCGCCGCTTGAGGCAGATGAGCGGACCAAAAGCTTTGAATTGACCCAAGCCTACATGGATGCCATCGTAGAAAAAGATGTTTGGGTGCAATCACAGACGCACGAAAGCCTGTTGCCCTATCTGAAGGAAGAGTGCGAAGAAGTGGCCGAAGCAATCCAGAACGATGACATCGATAACCTGATCGAAGAGTTGGGTGATATTCTGCTTCAGGTTTTCTATCACGCCTCATTCGGCGAACGGGAAGGTTTCTTCACGATGGAGGATATCCTGGAAACGTTGAACAGAAAATTGCGCAGACGCCATCCGCATGTTTTTGACGGGGTGAAAGCCGATACGATCGAAGAAATCGATAAGATGTGGCAAGCCATAAAAGCAAAAGAAAAGGGGAATTCCGATGAGACTAGATAA